CGGAGGGGGCGGCCTGACACGTTCACTTTCCTGCCGGGACGGCGATCAGCCGGAGATCGACCTTTTGCGGTTCGATCGGCTGGTAGATAGCGATCGTGCCAGAGCCGAGGATATCGTTCCAGTAATCGCCATTCTGGTTGACGCGGAGGTAGACGAGGCCCGGCTTGATCGGGATGGCGCCCGGCGGCCGGTACTCGATGGCGACGTTCACGCCGGGCGTCGCGGAGTGCAGGATGTGCCCGATCTGCGTCCACGAGCCGATCTTGAGCAGGCGCGGGAGCCGCTCGCGCAGCGTGGCCTCGTCCGTGCCCTTCGCCTCGAGGAACATCTCGTGGCTGCGGGGCAGCTTCGGGTCCTCGAACCTGCCGAGGTACATGCCGTCCTCGCGCTTCTCGAGCGGCACGATGACGAACTGCTCCGTGACAACCTCGTTGATGAGCCTCCAGGCCCGGTCGAACATCGGCTCGAGGACGCCATCGAGCTCGAGGTAGTTGAACTTGGGGATCGTCGTCGGATCGCTGTCGGTCGCTGCAAAGGTGCAGAGCTCTCCGATGAGCGAGCCGAGGACGACATAACACTGCTCCGGGTGCGCGCCGCCGTGGTCGACGAGGTGCGACACGATCGGGATGTACGAGTTCAGGGTATGGAGCAGCCAGAACTTGGTGAGGTCGGAGGCCTGGAAGTCGACCGACGCCGCGCTCCGCATCCGCCGCCCCTCGACGAGCGACTTCTGCTTGCCGACGAGCGCCGAGAGCACGCGGCGGAGGCCGGACATGATGTGATCCGACGTGTTGATGCGGAGGACCGACGGGATGAAGCTCTTCCGCAGGGCGATCGCGCCGGAGCTGTCGCGGACGAGCTGCGCGATGCGCACGGTCTGGTAGGCGTCGCGCGGCTCGGTGCCGAAGAGGAGCCGCAGGTTGGTGCGGGCCCAGGTGACCGACTGCTCGTTGCGCCCGGAGTTCACGTCCGGGACCGTCGTCTGGGCGGCCACGAACCGCTGGGCGGGGCCTACCTTCGCAGGGTCCAGGCTGATGTTCGCCGCGGTCTCGCGCAGGTTCGGGATGCCGAGGAAGACGTCGAGCGTCTTCAAGGCGGCCGGGAAGGCGCCCTCGAGCGGCCGCGCCTCGACCTGGTCTTCGCCGCGATCGCCGATGAAGAACGGCGTGCCGTCGGGGAAGACGCCGTGGCATTTGACCACCTTGAACTGCCCAGCGGAGAGCGCTCGCTCATCGAACTGGGCGGACGTGATGCCCCAGTCATAGCCAACGACGGCGTGGAGGCGCGCGTGGAGCAGCGTCTCGTGGTAGGCGTCCGTTTGCTGCAGGTGCTGAGGGGTCATGAAGAGCCCCTCGGTCCAGACCGGCTTGCGCGGGTGAATCATGTCGCCCGTCCAGTCTTATCAGATGTGCCGTGCGCGGCGTCGCGAAAGCGGGTCG
The DNA window shown above is from Sorangium aterium and carries:
- the tssK gene encoding type VI secretion system baseplate subunit TssK, with translation MIHPRKPVWTEGLFMTPQHLQQTDAYHETLLHARLHAVVGYDWGITSAQFDERALSAGQFKVVKCHGVFPDGTPFFIGDRGEDQVEARPLEGAFPAALKTLDVFLGIPNLRETAANISLDPAKVGPAQRFVAAQTTVPDVNSGRNEQSVTWARTNLRLLFGTEPRDAYQTVRIAQLVRDSSGAIALRKSFIPSVLRINTSDHIMSGLRRVLSALVGKQKSLVEGRRMRSAASVDFQASDLTKFWLLHTLNSYIPIVSHLVDHGGAHPEQCYVVLGSLIGELCTFAATDSDPTTIPKFNYLELDGVLEPMFDRAWRLINEVVTEQFVIVPLEKREDGMYLGRFEDPKLPRSHEMFLEAKGTDEATLRERLPRLLKIGSWTQIGHILHSATPGVNVAIEYRPPGAIPIKPGLVYLRVNQNGDYWNDILGSGTIAIYQPIEPQKVDLRLIAVPAGK